From bacterium, the proteins below share one genomic window:
- a CDS encoding DEAD/DEAH box helicase, which yields MAKGVEKVLESLKRAPYKNNITYSRLIPASPARFADFPDWLHENLKDALAKRGIERLYTHQREAVDHVHAGRHVVIGTPTASGKTLCYNLPVLDAVLREPSTRALYLFPTKALSMDQLVELTRLAELLDPGIVANTFDGDTPADVRRKIRRGGNVVITNPDMLHTGILPHHTKWLSLFENLRYVVVDELHTYRGVFGSHMGNVIRRLKRIANFYGSKPTFILSSATIANPKELAERLIEEKVELVEDSGAPTAKKYFILYNPPLVQANTGVRESYVMHVRRLAAKFIEAGVQSIVFATARIITEVLVKYLKDAIETSPDRKGWIRGYRGGYLPKLRREIEKGLRDRTIRGVVSTNALELGIDIGALECAVISGYPGSIASTWQQAGRAGRRSGVSVALYVARNLPLDQYVVFHPEFLFEQSPEHARINPDNLLILLEHVKCACFELPFGEDETFGGENLSEMLDFLVEGGLVHRTGDKTYWMADAYPAQDVSLRSPTRDNFVIVEIGGRPVEGAEGLGDEAFEDRLERAGDNRPRVIGEVDYSGAFYHIFPKAVYVHDGVSYQVEELDFANRKAFVRRVDCDYYTDAEEKTAVRILDVFEEGKPAVARPFHGEVHVSTKVVGFKKIRYYTQENVGYGEVNLPEREMSTTAYWSRISEKMLAELPFTRHEWVAGIYGVKYALHSLAAFVLTYGCPSCIGPSLEMKGPEGTVIPVPRRKEAARMILRQSLAPRD from the coding sequence ATGGCGAAGGGTGTGGAAAAAGTCCTGGAGTCCTTGAAGAGGGCGCCGTACAAAAATAATATAACCTACTCGCGGCTCATCCCCGCATCGCCGGCCCGGTTCGCCGATTTCCCAGACTGGCTCCATGAAAACCTCAAGGACGCCCTCGCCAAGCGCGGCATCGAGCGACTCTACACCCACCAGCGCGAGGCGGTGGACCACGTCCACGCCGGGCGGCACGTGGTCATCGGCACCCCCACCGCCAGCGGCAAGACCCTGTGCTACAACCTGCCGGTGCTGGACGCCGTCCTGCGGGAGCCCAGCACCCGCGCGCTGTACCTCTTCCCCACCAAGGCGCTCTCCATGGACCAGCTCGTGGAGCTGACCCGGCTGGCCGAGCTCCTGGACCCCGGCATCGTCGCCAACACCTTCGACGGGGACACTCCGGCCGACGTGCGCCGGAAAATCCGCCGCGGCGGCAACGTCGTCATCACCAACCCCGACATGCTCCACACCGGCATCCTGCCGCACCACACCAAGTGGCTCTCCCTTTTTGAAAATCTGCGCTACGTCGTCGTGGATGAGCTGCACACCTACCGCGGGGTCTTCGGCAGCCACATGGGCAACGTCATCCGCCGGCTGAAGCGCATCGCGAATTTTTACGGCTCGAAGCCGACCTTCATCCTCTCCTCGGCCACCATCGCCAACCCCAAGGAGCTGGCGGAGCGGCTGATCGAGGAGAAGGTGGAGCTGGTGGAGGATTCCGGCGCGCCCACCGCGAAAAAGTACTTCATCCTCTACAACCCGCCGCTGGTCCAGGCCAACACCGGCGTCCGCGAAAGCTACGTCATGCACGTCCGACGGCTGGCGGCCAAGTTCATCGAGGCCGGCGTCCAGTCCATCGTCTTCGCCACCGCCCGCATCATCACCGAGGTTCTGGTCAAGTACCTGAAGGACGCCATCGAGACCTCGCCCGACCGGAAGGGCTGGATCCGGGGCTACCGGGGCGGATACCTGCCGAAGCTCCGGCGGGAAATAGAGAAGGGCCTGCGGGACCGGACCATCCGCGGGGTGGTCTCCACCAACGCCCTGGAGCTGGGGATAGACATCGGGGCGCTGGAGTGCGCGGTCATCTCCGGCTATCCGGGCTCCATTGCCAGCACCTGGCAGCAGGCGGGCCGCGCCGGACGACGCAGCGGCGTCTCCGTGGCTCTCTACGTGGCCCGCAACCTCCCCCTCGACCAGTACGTGGTCTTCCACCCCGAGTTTCTCTTCGAGCAGTCGCCGGAGCACGCCCGCATCAACCCGGACAACCTTCTCATACTCCTGGAGCACGTCAAGTGCGCCTGCTTCGAGCTGCCCTTCGGCGAGGACGAGACCTTCGGCGGCGAGAATCTTTCCGAGATGCTGGACTTCCTCGTCGAGGGCGGCCTGGTCCACCGCACCGGCGACAAGACGTACTGGATGGCCGACGCCTACCCGGCCCAGGACGTCTCGCTGCGGAGCCCGACCCGGGACAACTTCGTGATTGTGGAAATCGGCGGCCGGCCCGTCGAGGGAGCCGAGGGACTGGGGGACGAGGCTTTCGAGGACCGCCTGGAACGAGCCGGGGACAACCGGCCCCGCGTCATCGGCGAGGTGGATTATTCCGGCGCCTTCTACCACATCTTCCCGAAGGCCGTGTACGTCCACGACGGCGTGAGCTATCAGGTGGAGGAGCTGGATTTCGCCAACCGCAAGGCTTTCGTGCGCCGGGTGGACTGCGACTACTACACCGACGCCGAGGAGAAAACCGCCGTGCGCATCCTCGACGTCTTCGAGGAGGGAAAGCCGGCGGTCGCGCGGCCCTTCCACGGCGAGGTCCACGTTTCCACCAAGGTGGTCGGCTTCAAGAAAATCCGCTACTACACCCAGGAGAACGTGGGCTACGGCGAGGTGAACCTGCCCGAGCGGGAGATGAGCACCACCGCTTACTGGTCGAGGATTTCGGAGAAGATGCTGGCCGAGCTGCCATTCACCAGGCACGAGTGGGTGGCCGGAATCTACGGCGTCAAGTACGCCCTCCACTCTCTGGCGGCCTTCGTGCTGACCTATGGCTGTCCGTCGTGCATCGGGCCGTCGCTGGAGATGAAGGGGCCGGAGGGTACTGTTATTCCCGTCCCCCGGCGCAAGGAGGCCGCGCGGATGATTCTCCGGCAATCGCTGGCCCCCCGCGACTGA